Proteins from a single region of Pyrus communis chromosome 6, drPyrComm1.1, whole genome shotgun sequence:
- the LOC137736075 gene encoding uncharacterized mitochondrial protein AtMg00810-like translates to MLDCKPAITPIDCKLKLNIDGEAMHDVSYYQRLVGKLIYLTITRQDITYAVSLASQFMHSLTVDHLSIVKRILHYLKGSIWQGIIMHNNHSTTISGYTKADWAGNTIDRKSTTCYCTFVGGILLHGRARSNRSLLDPAQRQNIEP, encoded by the coding sequence ATGCTAGACTGCAAACCTGCTATCACCCCCATTGATTGTAAATTGAAGCTCAACATCGATGGAGAAGCCATGCATGATGTGAGCTATTATCAACGCTTGGTGGGGAAGCTAATATACCTCACCATCACGCGTCAAGATATCACATATGCAGTGAGCTTGGCtagtcaatttatgcactctCTCACTGTGGATCACCTTAGCATTGTCAAGAGAATATTGCACTACCTCAAGGGTTCCATATGGCAAGGAATTATCATGCACAACAATCATTCTACTACCATTAGTGGTTACACAAAAGCAGACTGGGCAGGAAATACAATTGATAGGAAATCTACCACATGCTATTGTACATTTGTTGGTGGAATCTTGTTACATGGAAGAGCAAGAAGCAACAGGTCATTGCTCGATCCAGCGCAGAGGCAGAATATAGAGCCATGA